From a single Alloactinosynnema sp. L-07 genomic region:
- a CDS encoding D-alanine--D-alanine ligase family protein — translation MSSSKIRVAVVFGGRSTEHPVSCVSAASVLANLDQDRFEVVPVGITKDGSWVLGPSDPEVLRIHDRTLPSITSGTSVTLPADPTAGRLVILEKGHEGRIFSAVDVVIPMLHGAYGEDGTIQGLLEMAGLPYVGPGVMSSAVAMDKGVTKKLLKAEGLPVGPYVELRRDQTTLDAAERDRLGLPVFVKPSRAGSSTGITRVTDWAQLDAAIVHAREIDPKVLIEGAIVGREVECGVLEFPDGRVEASQPAEVRLLGDLDWYDFDSKYLDDTSELEIPAKLPDEVTERLRNMAVDAFRALDCQGLARVDFFVGEGGTLTINEVNTMPGFTPTSAYPKMWDVTGVDYPTLLTVLIDTAIARGTGLR, via the coding sequence ATGTCGAGCTCAAAGATCCGAGTCGCCGTGGTGTTCGGCGGACGCAGCACGGAACACCCCGTGTCCTGTGTCTCCGCCGCGAGCGTGCTCGCCAACCTGGACCAGGACCGGTTCGAGGTGGTGCCCGTCGGCATCACCAAGGACGGCTCCTGGGTGCTCGGCCCCAGCGACCCCGAGGTCCTGCGCATCCACGACCGCACGCTGCCCAGCATCACCTCCGGCACTTCGGTCACCCTGCCCGCCGACCCGACCGCGGGCCGCCTGGTCATCTTGGAGAAGGGCCACGAGGGCCGGATCTTCTCCGCGGTCGACGTCGTCATCCCGATGCTGCACGGCGCCTACGGCGAGGACGGCACCATCCAGGGTCTGCTGGAGATGGCGGGGCTGCCCTATGTCGGACCGGGCGTGATGTCCAGCGCCGTCGCGATGGACAAGGGCGTCACCAAGAAGCTCCTCAAGGCCGAGGGCCTGCCGGTCGGCCCGTACGTGGAACTCCGCCGCGACCAGACGACACTCGACGCCGCCGAGCGCGACCGCCTCGGCCTGCCGGTGTTCGTCAAGCCGTCGCGCGCGGGCTCGTCCACCGGCATCACCAGGGTCACCGACTGGGCCCAGCTCGACGCCGCGATCGTGCACGCCCGCGAGATCGACCCGAAGGTGCTGATCGAGGGCGCCATCGTCGGCCGCGAGGTCGAGTGCGGCGTGCTGGAGTTCCCCGACGGCCGGGTCGAGGCCTCGCAGCCCGCCGAGGTGCGCCTGCTCGGCGACCTGGACTGGTACGACTTCGACTCCAAGTACCTCGACGACACCAGCGAGCTCGAGATCCCGGCCAAGCTGCCCGACGAGGTCACCGAGCGCCTGCGGAACATGGCGGTCGACGCGTTCCGCGCGCTCGACTGCCAGGGCCTCGCGCGCGTCGACTTCTTCGTCGGCGAGGGCGGCACGCTGACAATCAACGAGGTCAACACCATGCCGGGCTTCACCCCGACCTCGGCCTACCCGAAGATGTGGGACGTCACCGGCGTCGACTACCCGACCCTGCTGACCGTCCTCATCGACACGGCGATCGCGCGCGGCACGGGACTCCGCTGA